The Arachis duranensis cultivar V14167 chromosome 9, aradu.V14167.gnm2.J7QH, whole genome shotgun sequence genomic sequence CTCTAGATTAATTTGTATTTGTTTGACTAGTGAGTCTATGTACTCTATGTACTCTAATTGCTTCACCTTATTGTGTTGAATTTTcggtttaaaaaaaaattgtgtattataattatttttaagttagcaaaacaaaaaattatttaatgaagtCAACAAATACTCCAGATTGTTAATAATTAGTTCATAATAATGAACGTGACAACTTAAAACCGTTTTATGGAACAGAATTTTCATTGAAGTAAAATTTCTTCTTAATTATATTTACTGAAGGTGcaactttaatttaattcaatttaatttatctttgtAGTTTATTAGAGAATACATCAACTTTGAATTGAAATTACATACTATATATTGACGTATTTATAGCTACTTGATAATCATAGTGCTATTGAAAAGCTATGCACAAATGTGAAGTATATATAGAAAGAGATAAGAGGGTTAAGTGAAGAAGGAACTGAGATACCAAGATGACGTGGCGGCCTTTGACATCAACTTTCAAATCCAAAGAAATGGTGGGCGCACAGTTAGACTGTATTCCTGCACCGTAGGATTCGGCTCTCACGAAATCAACGGCGAGGGGGAGCTCAATCCTTCGAACCAGGTCGGCGAGGAAGAGGAAAGCACCGGTGGCCACGCCAACGGCCACCGGCGGCGGAGAAACCGCACGAAAGTCGGCAGAGATTTGAGCGGCGAGGTTGGTGACCCGGCAAGAGATTTGCTCCTCGCTCCATAGAACTCTCTCTATGTGGGAGTGCAAAGCCATTAGACTCGGGtggaagaaagagagagaaagagaaagaatagGGTTTAGAGGATTGAAATTTGTTGCTTTGATACTACCGGAATAGAAATAAATACATTCTTGATGGGTATGTTTAACTAATAGCAAGctcacaaatatttttaaattatattttatattaattagttgttattaattaataattatttaaaattgattaattaaaattatttatttatatttttttaaataataatatatactgaactttttattttgtgcattgactttaattaatattatttattttttttgtgtcaATAACCATGGAAATTTGGGATGAGCATCACTTCTGGCTCACACCAACCATGAAACCTACCCTAAGAACGAATTTTGGGACATGACATTTAAACAATTATCACCTGTATTATTTCGTACTTgctaatattattaattagtatGAAAGTAATTTTCGATTCTGCTTTGTTATGTCCTGTCTACACTATTATTGTTTATTTGGAGGCTGTGTACGCGACAATAACGGGTAAATAACTATTAGAATTTATCGGTATTCTTTTGGGTTTTTCTTTTGGGAATATGATAAGAAAGAAAACACCAACATGTTTGCTGTTAATAGGCATGCATAATTCATGTTATTATCATATTGTTACACGGCAAGCTTCCTCGTGATTGAATGAATTATAGAATGAACATTACTAAATGATAGGAATGCaaagcatatatataaatatattagtgattaattttaataactaattttaatatataaataacatcTTAAAAAACCAATTATGAAACTTTAGGTCCCACCATTTAACATGCAACTGAAAAAACGGGCGAGATTAATTTGAGTACTATAATGATAAACAAGATCTATTCTgaaattgttatttattttcttaggaTACACTCACCAACATACAAGTGAGAACACAGGAGAGAATCATGTTTTGGATTTTGATTGAATGTGATGATTGAACCTTAAGTAATCAATAATTTGCAGGAGATTTGCGTACCTTTCATAAACTAATGGAGTTATGAAAAACTTTAAGCTTAATGCATAAATGaattaatcaaccaaatctGAGGATTTTTTTTTCCTCAAGTGATGAttataattagttataattataCATGGCATAACAGTGATGTCAGCGCCCACATGAACCATAGTTGTACTATACCGAATTTAAATAGCAGACacacaaacaaaagaatttaATAAGACGCAATAAGAACGAAGTATATCAAAATTCGAGTCCAAAATTATATAAGGTCTAAAGTTAATAAGTTAGACCCTCTGCTGCAATCCAATCCTAACTAAAATAGAATCATGAAATTAGTCTGAAAACGCTAAAGTAAAACTGCTAACAAagactaacaaaaataaatccTTGAATCCCTCAGAATTGACTGACGATCatctccaaaaaaaattaaaataggagAGGACCTAAAAGATAATGTTACCTCGTTGAGCCCCAAAAGAAGAGTGGCTAAAATATGATAGAGAGTAAACGATGTTATTCAACAAACAATGTTATTTAGATTTTGATGATGTATGAAATGAAATTGTACAATTCAATTCATAAGAAAAAAGAACTATATATACTTTTATGATACCAATGCAAAATGCATAGCAAATCCTTATTATTATaagtttttttagttttcatttgCTACTATTTCACATTCTGTTAATCAATCAAGTGGAATTGAAAGAATTCAAGAAAAACACTTACAACAACCATTGCTAATGACGTGTAGAATCACTAGTAATGTTCAGGCTTCAAGATACTGATGCATGGTAAGTTTCTGCACAGTTCTGCAAAATCTAACAATATCCAACAACAAAATAATCATGGAAGAGAGAGACATGTAATGTAAACAGAATCAGTATATATAATTACGAAATATTAGAGCCCTAAAGATAGAGTTGAGAAAGAGTAATTATCTGTCTAAGCTCATATTCGAAAACAATGTGGTCATGGATGCATTCATTGAAGGGTATCTTAGTAAAACTAacttaatcttttaaaaaaaatttgaaggatattttggtaaaaatataatttagtcactaagaaaataatttgttaaataatattttgataaagaaaatttaattacaaaaaattaaatttttgttaaagagtatttttgtaaaaaaaaattattttttcttaaaaaaatggataaaattgACATAGttaacacaaaatttaaaatgggTTAAAGAAGAggtttttaaaagttattagaGAGAAAAGtatacattttataaatagaggagagaaaaatattattttaacattttttagaaaaaaagagtagaattttttctatttaaaattatttttcaacatAATATAtttcaagtaaaataaaaaatcactcattaataattttaacagaGTACAATGTTTACTATTGATATCTAGAATATATTACTTATatgaaattttgataaattaaaaaaaaataaatatattttttaaaactaaacttTTTTGTTATTGACACAAGAAATAGCAAGAATTTTAGTCCAAGAAGTCCAATAGCTACAGAAATCCCAAAAAACAATGGGAGAAGATTCTTCGGAAATTTGTGTAATCGTGTGTTCTTAGACAGTTaaaccaatttttatataatagaaaagtaaagtatcgtttttattttgggacaatCCTTAAAGTTGTCTCTAAAGTTTAACTAAAGTtttaatcgtcctatttaagtccctaacatttcaaaattgactcaatattGTCCTGCCATTAGAGATCCATTAACAGAATTGGCGGCgagacaaaattgagacaattttgaaacgttaagggacttaaataagacgaaaacgttggggacaaaaatgatacatagaaataaatgttaattttatccttcaatagtatcaattttttactgtacatagtattcaattattttttttatcacatttaagtaaattacaattaattatattactttcattttaaataaattaatttttttataattttacttttaaaataatgtaattttttataaataaataaattttacactttcattttaaataaataatataatatgattggaataaaagtgtaaaatttatacacttataattttttttatataattttacactttcattctaatcacattacattatttatttagaataaaagtataaaatttatttatttataaaaaaaattgtattcctttaagtgtaaaattataaaaaaataaatttatttagaatgaaaataatgtgattaagtataatttacttagatgtgattaaaaaataattgaatactatatatagtaaaaaattgatattattgaaagataaaattaaaatttatttatatgtatcgtttttgttctCAACGTTTTCGTCTAATTTAAGTTCCTAGCGTTTCAAAATGTCTTAATTTTGccccgccgtcaattctgttaacagatACTATAAACATAAGCCGAGCCAAAGCGGCAAATCAAAGCTAGAATCTGAAAATCTCTGCTATAATTCACACATGCAGTTGGTTGAAATTAATTAGTGTTCAAATTCATTAAGTTTATGTGTAATCCATTCTCCTAGTCTTGAGTACCTATTTTTCTGAGATGCTTCAAAGGCCCTTCTCAACATTGAAAGAGTGGGCTCTATTGGCATTGTTTTGAGAAAGTTCTCTAGCTCATCCATATACCCATGTCGACTATATAGTTCAATCATGCAATCATAGTGCTCCAGCCGGGGCAGGACATAGTATTCATTGCTCATTGATCTAAAGCAGTCAGTACCTACATCAACAAAGCCTTCTTCAACACAAGCCAGCAGAATCCCCTGAAACGTCACTTGGTCTGGATTGATGCCTTCTGCTTCCATCAGTTGAAAAAGTTCAAGTGCCTCTTTACCCCTATCATTGTGGCAACATCCCAAAATCATGGTATTCCAAATGACTACATCTCTGGAAATCGCTCCCTTGAGAACCTCGATAGCATACTCAAGGCATCGACATCGAGAATACATGTGGACCAAAGCAGTTCTGATTATAATATCCATTTCAAATCCATGTCTAATGATGAATCCATGAATCTGTTTTCCAAAGTTAAGAGAAAAACTATTTGCACATGCTGCCAAGAGGGTTCCAAAGGTATACTTTGTTGGTTTTGTCTCCCACTGCATCTCCAAAAATTTTGTTAGTGCTTGTTCACTCAACTGATGATTATCATAGCTAGCCAACAAAGCATTCCAAGAAACCCAGTCACGCCGATTACTCATCTGGTTAAACCAAACTGTGGCACTGTTCAAGTTCCCACATTTACCATACATATCAAGAAGAGCATTGCCGGCACTCAGGTTTGAGTGGAAACCATGTCGATATATATAACCATGTATTTGTTTACCCATCTCGTGATCTGAAAGACCTGCAGAGACATTTAACATCAGACTAAGTGTTACATGATCGACATCTTTAATTTTACCAAGCATCAGATATATAAAGTCTAACGCTTCGTGCAAATCACAAAATCTAGCATACCCAGCCAACATTGCATTCCATGAGATCACATTTCGCTCTGGCATCTCATCAAAAATCTTTCTTGCTTCCCATGTTTTCCCACACATTGCATATCCATTTACAATCGAGGTCCAAGACACCAAATCTTTGGAACCAATCTGATCAAAAATCTCATGGCCATCCTCAAGCTTACCACACTTCATATACATGTTAATAAGTGAGCTTGAAACAACATTATCCTCGTGAAGACCTAACTTCACAACCACCCCATGTATCTGCATCCCCTCTTCCAGCCGAGAGATACTCGCACAAGCAACAAGAGCAGCTGAAAATGTGAAATGCAATGGTCGAACCTTCACCAAAAACATCCGCGAAAACAAGACAATGGCCTCCCTCGCATCGCCGGCATCAAGATACCTCCTCACAATGATATTCCAAGTGACAGCATTGGGACTTGGAATCTCTTGAAACATTCTACGAGCATCAACCATGATCCCACATTTTCCATAGATATTAACAAGGGAACTCCCGAGAATCACATTGCGACAAAACCCAAATTTCACAACAATCCCATGAGCCTGCTTGGCCAAAACAATCTCAGAAGCCACAGCACACGACCCAAGAACACCAGCCAAAGTTATCTGATTGGGATAAACACCGCACCTATTCATCTTCAAAAACAGCTTGAAAACCTCATCCGAGAAACCTCTCTGGGAATAAGCGTTGATGAGCGCATTCCAAGAGCCACCGTCTGGCTGCGGCATTTCATCGAACAATTCACGTGCATCCCGAAGAGAGTCACATCTTCCATAAGCCTCAATTGCGCGGTTGAGAAGGAAGATGGGTGGGGTGGGGGAGAAGGTGAGGAGGTGGGACTCGGCCTTGCGGAGGCCAACGACTGCGCGTGGGGAGGTGCAGTGTTGGAAGAGATGGGCGTAGAGGGAGTATGGGAAGGGCGCCGGGAATGCGAAGAGGACGGAGGCGGCTTTACAGATGTGACCGGCGTTGACGTGGGAGAGGATGGTTGTGATGGCCGCCTTGGTGGTGTTGGTTGCGGTGGAGCGTGGTTGAGGCTTGAGGTTCTTTGCTTGGAGGAGGTGGTTGAGTATGGAAGCGGCACTTACACCCATGTAAGGGCACAATGGAAAGACCACAGGACTTGGTTCGGCTTATGTGTTGCTTTCAAGCTAATCTATCTATGTTACCTAGGTCATTTTTTATTAGCAATAATATAAgtttaattctaattaatttttgtaagAGTCAATCAAAAATACATCAGGTataatcac encodes the following:
- the LOC107467839 gene encoding uncharacterized protein LOC107467839 — its product is MALHSHIERVLWSEEQISCRVTNLAAQISADFRAVSPPPVAVGVATGAFLFLADLVRRIELPLAVDFVRAESYGAGIQSNCAPTISLDLKVDVKGRHVILVEDIVDTGHTLCRVIEHLKSKEASSVSVCTFLDKPARRKVNVQLVGEGKFYRGFECPDYFVVGYGMDFAELYRNLPYIGVLKPEHYQ
- the LOC107467836 gene encoding pentatricopeptide repeat-containing protein At3g26540-like, with product MGVSAASILNHLLQAKNLKPQPRSTATNTTKAAITTILSHVNAGHICKAASVLFAFPAPFPYSLYAHLFQHCTSPRAVVGLRKAESHLLTFSPTPPIFLLNRAIEAYGRCDSLRDARELFDEMPQPDGGSWNALINAYSQRGFSDEVFKLFLKMNRCGVYPNQITLAGVLGSCAVASEIVLAKQAHGIVVKFGFCRNVILGSSLVNIYGKCGIMVDARRMFQEIPSPNAVTWNIIVRRYLDAGDAREAIVLFSRMFLVKVRPLHFTFSAALVACASISRLEEGMQIHGVVVKLGLHEDNVVSSSLINMYMKCGKLEDGHEIFDQIGSKDLVSWTSIVNGYAMCGKTWEARKIFDEMPERNVISWNAMLAGYARFCDLHEALDFIYLMLGKIKDVDHVTLSLMLNVSAGLSDHEMGKQIHGYIYRHGFHSNLSAGNALLDMYGKCGNLNSATVWFNQMSNRRDWVSWNALLASYDNHQLSEQALTKFLEMQWETKPTKYTFGTLLAACANSFSLNFGKQIHGFIIRHGFEMDIIIRTALVHMYSRCRCLEYAIEVLKGAISRDVVIWNTMILGCCHNDRGKEALELFQLMEAEGINPDQVTFQGILLACVEEGFVDVGTDCFRSMSNEYYVLPRLEHYDCMIELYSRHGYMDELENFLKTMPIEPTLSMLRRAFEASQKNRYSRLGEWITHKLNEFEH